The sequence below is a genomic window from Deltaproteobacteria bacterium.
GGTGGTAAACAAATTCCGCGACATTCGATAAGAATTGAAAAGCCGGATGAACATATTCCATGGCAAATCGAAGGCATTCGACGCCCCGATCTCTTGGCTGCTGCCCATATACTGACAAGAATCGGAAAAAATGCGCAGAGATGGGATTACAGGAAATTTCCCGGGGGACTATGGAAATCGTCAAAAGGCTTGTTAGTGATACCATTGCCGGCATGGGGAGACTCTTCTGACCTTTCTGGGTTAAGCCCGTTATTAAAACGAATGGAGCAACACATTGGGTACGTCCGAGAGTTAAGGCTACTCCCACTTCATTATGACAGTAAAAAGCAAATAACGGATGACACGGTGAGTATTATGAGAAGACAAGTAGCGACCTTAACACGAAAGATCCAGTTTGCCAGCATAACGGGAGGTGTACAGCACGTTAACATTCAGCATATCAATGCTTTGTGAGGGAATAACGATGAAAGACGCAATAGAAATATGCAAAGGCTTTCTTGGAAATAAGTACCGGCAAATCCTTAATATCAATTTTGCTGATGTCGGCTCGGAAAACGAAATATCTGATGAGCGTCCTGTCTGGCAAAGGGTAGATGACGATTTGAATCCGCTGGTCAATGATAATGATTTGGCTGATAACGGGGGATTACTCCTTGATCCCGAAATCGGGATGTGCGTTTATTTTCTTCCGTTTAAGCCACAGAAAACTGATACCGCCGGGCAAATAATACGCGCGCTGGAAATTCGGTCCAAGCTGCTGCCAGAAATTCACTACGTCGACAGGGAAAACAGCAAAGTTGATGATAAAGGCTCATGGCGAGTGTTAATACATTGGCTGGTTGAAAATGAAACGGTATTTAGAAACGATTTTCTGCCAGTTATAGCCAAATTGAGAAGGGAGACCGCTCATTTTGAAGAAATCCCGGTTGATGTCATTATCAATCGAAAGGGTGACTGGCTAGAAGCTTTCGAGCAGCATGGCTTCCCGCGATTATTGCTCAATACACGCTCAATTCTCAGAAAAGAGGATTCTAGTAGAGTCATCCAATGGATGAGTGCGGATGCGCTTGTTTTGAAGGAGTTGAAAAACTTCCCCTCTGAATTTGAAAAACCCGATCTGGTCAGCTTGGCGGAAAAGACTGTTGGAAAAATGGAGGTCTATTCACCAACGGGAATAGACGGAACTCATTCGGGAACTGCCCAAGGTAAGTCTCGGCCAAAAACCTTGCGCAATTTGCGTGTGAAGGATTTTCGCAATATTAAAGATCTTGAACTTAAATTTGGTGACAGTGGGACAAACTGCTTAGTGCTGCACGGCCCCAACGGAACTGGCAAAAGCAGCCTGTTTGAAGCCTTATCCTTCGGATTGTTTCGAACATCCTATCGCTATTGTAAGTTTTTGTCCGACAAAGATATTCCAGATAGGTCTCGCTCAAGTAAATACATTGAATCCTACTTACGGCCCATGAGACCTGAAACAGGTGATGATCCAGAAGTGTGGATTAATGAAGAGGTTGTTCAGTTAGTACCGATTTCTGATCAGAGCGAAGCAGACCAGGCAAAAAGGGAGATGGCCGGCACGCTGCTTTCGCAAGAAACGACCCGTGATTTTCTGGAAATGACCTCCGATGACCTTGGAGCGCTGGTTTTGAGGGGGTATTCAGATGTAGCACAAAAGATAGCAAGCTTTGTAGACGAGAACTATAACCGGGCAAATATGGCTCGGCAGACTTTATTACGGAATCTAGGGCTCCCGGCCAGCATAACCCTTATAAAGACAGCGCGGGAAAGAATTGCCAAGAAGCTAATTAGTTCGGACCTGCCTTCGCTGTCCCTTCCTTTGATGGACTGGTTGGAGCTTGCTGGAAACATTGAACACGCCAATTACAGGGAAGCTGGGAGGCTTCTGATGGGATGGCAGGCATGGGGCGGTGAGCCTAAGCGGGAGCGTTTGTATAAAGAAATTGCTATCCACACAAAACAACTGGAGATACAGCCCATACTGGAGGCTTGGCTACATCAATATAATAAGTTGGTGCAAGACACAGATACGTGGGCAAGTAAATTGGCAACGGATGAATTGAAACCCTTGCAAAAAGAAGCTGATTACTTGATTGAACAGATAAAATTGTGGGGCGAATGGCTTTCTGTCCAAAATGCTCGGCCGCCAAGCAAGGCAGACCAGGAAGCCGAAGAATTGAAAAGACAAGTTGCTGAACTGCAAAAACAGCAACAGCACATTATTCTAAAGGGAAAGGAGTATAAAGGCAGGCTTGACCATTTCGCGCAAATTGACAGGTTTCTGCGTGATGATTGGACAAAACATCACCCCAATGAATGCCCTACGTGCGGAACCGATCTTACAGAAAAGGAAGGCATACTCGCCGTTGTTGAAAATCTGCAATCGCAAGCGGATGCGAATAGAGAAAACGAGATTGCCCGATACAATAAAGTGACCACTATCATTAAGGAGATAGAACTCAAAGTCGTCAGCCTTGGACAACAAAAATGTCCGATTTCGGCCGAGGATCAAGCTAAGCTGATGCAGTCCTTGCAATGGCTGCTGCCCGACGAACAAGTTTTTTCAGACTATATTCGTGACGAGCGGCGGCGTAATGAACTGATTCAACAAATTCAGACATTGAAGCTCTTCCCCAGCTTTCCGGTGAAGATTGAGCCCGAAGTACAAGCAGAGCGGATAGCGGGAAAGCTGGCTGAAGAATTTCAAAGGACTGCAACGGCCTTTGAGGAACCGGATAATTGGAAGGCAATCAAGAGCAAGTTGGATAAGAAACTTGGCATGATCGTGGATAAGCATCTTCCCACTACTTTGGGAAGTTTGTGGATTGAACTGGCTATGAACATAACTTCTGCTCCATGGTTATTGCCTGGGAGAGCTCGTTTTGATGTTAAGACTTTACGTGGCGAACAGCGTTTGAGCGTCAAATTGGGGGAAGGTGAAAAGGCACCGTTTGCCCGTTATATTTTGAATCACGCTGAAGTGCATGTGATGGGGCTTGCGTGGTTCTTCGCCCGCTATGTAACCTATGGCAGATTTCACAACGCTTGCATTGTGATGGATGATCCAGCTCAGGAAATGGATCAAATCACGTATCGCGATTTGTGTCGGTTATGGGAAACTATGCTACGTTTGCACAAGGTCCAAGGCCAATCATTGACGTTGGTCATAATGTTGCACCAAGAAAGTCGGGCACTGGATGCGGCGCGGGCAACCGGCGGCGTTTTGAATGTATTGGTATTGACAGGGATCAGGAAATACCCCAAATCCAGGGATTCAAAATTGGGCCATCAAGGAGTTTAGACACACCTCGACGCTAGTGCTCATTTTGAAAAGAGTATCATGCCCTAAAGCACTTATCACTATACGCTGTTATCTGGGATTGATTAACTTGTTTTTTTACTTTTGCTTTCTTCGATAACTTTCCCCTCCAAAGATAAGGACCTCTGAGTTGTGAACAAGCCGGTCAGCGATCGCTGTGGCCACAGTGGTAGAATCGAACACGTTTCCCCATTCAGCAAAAGGCAGGTTTGTTGTCAGCAGTGTTGACTTTACCTGATGCCTTGCGCTGATGACCTGGAAAAACAGGTGTGACCCTTGCTGGCCCAAGGAAAGGTAGCCGAGCTCATCACAGACTAAGAGTGCCGGAGATTGATAATAGTGGAGTTTTTTAAGGAGCGAGCGGTCTGCCTCTGCAGCGATGAGATGGTTGATCATATCGATGGCGGTGGTAAAGAGGACCTTGATGTTGGCATTACAAGCGGCATAAGCGATGGATTTTGCAAGGAAGGTTTTTCCGGTGCCAGGGTTACCGATCAAGATCACATCCTTATGCTCTTTGACAAAGTCTAGATTAAGAATGTTGAGGATTTGAGT
It includes:
- the istB gene encoding IS21-like element helper ATPase IstB, producing the protein MIDLERLKEKLIRLRLKTMAQHLEAILRQASDKNRDSLFVLNQLADLEAEHRWQNAIKLKFQQSKLNEKLTIDQFDFNHHKSRKDQKTQILNILNLDFVKEHKDVILIGNPGTGKTFLAKSIAYAACNANIKVLFTTAIDMINHLIAAEADRSLLKKLHYYQSPALLVCDELGYLSLGQQGSHLFFQVISARHQVKSTLLTTNLPFAEWGNVFDSTTVATAIADRLVHNSEVLIFGGESYRRKQK
- a CDS encoding AAA family ATPase; its protein translation is MKDAIEICKGFLGNKYRQILNINFADVGSENEISDERPVWQRVDDDLNPLVNDNDLADNGGLLLDPEIGMCVYFLPFKPQKTDTAGQIIRALEIRSKLLPEIHYVDRENSKVDDKGSWRVLIHWLVENETVFRNDFLPVIAKLRRETAHFEEIPVDVIINRKGDWLEAFEQHGFPRLLLNTRSILRKEDSSRVIQWMSADALVLKELKNFPSEFEKPDLVSLAEKTVGKMEVYSPTGIDGTHSGTAQGKSRPKTLRNLRVKDFRNIKDLELKFGDSGTNCLVLHGPNGTGKSSLFEALSFGLFRTSYRYCKFLSDKDIPDRSRSSKYIESYLRPMRPETGDDPEVWINEEVVQLVPISDQSEADQAKREMAGTLLSQETTRDFLEMTSDDLGALVLRGYSDVAQKIASFVDENYNRANMARQTLLRNLGLPASITLIKTARERIAKKLISSDLPSLSLPLMDWLELAGNIEHANYREAGRLLMGWQAWGGEPKRERLYKEIAIHTKQLEIQPILEAWLHQYNKLVQDTDTWASKLATDELKPLQKEADYLIEQIKLWGEWLSVQNARPPSKADQEAEELKRQVAELQKQQQHIILKGKEYKGRLDHFAQIDRFLRDDWTKHHPNECPTCGTDLTEKEGILAVVENLQSQADANRENEIARYNKVTTIIKEIELKVVSLGQQKCPISAEDQAKLMQSLQWLLPDEQVFSDYIRDERRRNELIQQIQTLKLFPSFPVKIEPEVQAERIAGKLAEEFQRTATAFEEPDNWKAIKSKLDKKLGMIVDKHLPTTLGSLWIELAMNITSAPWLLPGRARFDVKTLRGEQRLSVKLGEGEKAPFARYILNHAEVHVMGLAWFFARYVTYGRFHNACIVMDDPAQEMDQITYRDLCRLWETMLRLHKVQGQSLTLVIMLHQESRALDAARATGGVLNVLVLTGIRKYPKSRDSKLGHQGV